The following coding sequences lie in one Sorghum bicolor cultivar BTx623 chromosome 6, Sorghum_bicolor_NCBIv3, whole genome shotgun sequence genomic window:
- the LOC8067783 gene encoding subtilisin-like protease SBT2.4, producing MSALARCFLIPMLFAAAVQVASSSAAAEAVGVTVRARPDDEQEEEKPSIYLVSVHGEPPLLAAAAVGRNATWYHRAQKRRAAMLHDRLLQRAMDDDDDGAGGSGSCWCRKLYSFHHSVNGFAVHATASLAERLRAVPEVAAVEEDVGTRLMTTYTPRLLGLPDGVWRRRRHRDSGKGDDDGEGVVVGVVDSGVDPAHPSFAYVPRPEAATDPPDPDDDDGGTFAGVGRCSVGPMFPPGSCNGKIVTARYFAAGAAAVLPLDPSRDLSPFDAEGHGSHVASVAAGNRGVPVVVGGAMYGFASGMAPSARLAVYKAVYPAGGTMADLIAAIDQATEDQVDVLVLSVGPDERPASKVTFLSMLDVALLYARRAGVFVAQAAGNRGPAESSVVSYSPWVTTVAAATTGRSYTSWLVLGDGRRIPGLGLSAPTIMARLVAAKDAAAPDAASMERAEECQDAEALRWRGADDVLRGSIVVCSFSRGFYNGTSTVTAILDVAEALGFAGFVLVADARHGGDFLAQPLPLAVVPGVMVPRVADALVLWSYYAAHTVYGGGTATVFGATAAITEGRVAAFNDAAPVVARYSSRGPDVTDGESTPADVLKPDILAPGDQIWAAWSAVSVNEAILAGDRFAMISGTSMAAPHIGGVAALIKQRHPSWGPAAVASALSTTARRHDGQKRPIMSEGFEIGGSLHRATPFDYGAGFVNPTGALDPGLVVAPEPDDFTSFLCSLPQLSPDDVVAATGLPCQASLVSPVDLNLPSVTVSALRGSLSVRRRVTNVAGNAETYLCSALPPAGVDVTVRPGWFEVAPGETQEVVIALRVTRASHAFGFGEILLAGSLDHLVRLPLAVRPVST from the exons ATGTCGGCTCTTGCTCGCTGCTTCCTGATCCCCATGCTCTTTGCAGCAGCAGTGCAGGTCGCAtcctcgtcggcggcggcggaggcggtggGAGTCACAGTGAGAGCAAGGCCAGACGatgagcaggaggaggagaagcCATCCATCTACCTCGTGTCGGTGCACGGCGAGCCGCCATTATTGGCCGCGGCGGCAGTTGGCCGGAACGCGACATGGTACCACCGAGCACAGAAGCGGAGGGCAGCGATGCTCCACGACCGGCTCCTCCAGCGCGccatggacgacgacgacgacggcgccggAGGTTCAGGTTCGTGCTGGTGCCGGAAGCTCTACAGCTTCCACCACTCCGTCAACGGGTTCGCCGTCCACGCGACGGCCTCGCTGGCCGAGCGGCTGCGAGCGGTGCCAGAGGTGGCGGCGGTAGAGGAGGACGTGGGGACGCGGCTCATGACCACGTACACGCCGCGGCTCCTTGGTCTCCCCGACGGtgtgtggcggcggcggcggcaccgggACAGCGGCAAAGGGGACGACGACGGGGAGGGCGTGGTCGTCGGCGTCGTCGACTCGGGCGTCGACCCCGCACACCCCAGCTTCGCGTACGTGCCACGGCCAGAGGCGGCGACTGATCCGCCGGAcccggacgacgacgacggtggcACGTTCGCCGGGGTCGGTCGTTGCAGCGTCGGGCCCATGTTCCCGCCTGGCTCCTGCAACGGCAAGATCGTGACGGCGAGGTActtcgccgccggcgccgcggccGTGCTTCCGCTCGACCCCTCACGCGACCTGTCGCCGTTCGACGCCGAGGGGCACGGCAGCCACGTTGCTTCGGTAGCGGCGGGGAACCGGGGAGTGCCGGTGGTCGTCGGCGGTGCCATGTACGGCTTCGCCAGCGGCATGGCGCCGAGTGCAAGGCTAGCTGTGTACAAGGCTGTATACCCGGCTGGAGGAACAATGGCTGATCTCATCGCTGCCATAGATCAA GCAACAGAAGACCAGGTGGACGTGCTGGTACTGTCTGTTGGACCAGATGAGCGTCCTGCCAGCAAGGTCACGTTCCTCAGCATGCTGGATGTCGCTCTGCTGTACGCAAGGAGAGCCGGCGTGTTCGTCGCTCAGGCCGCCGGCAACCGTGGGCCGGCCGAGTCTTCCGTCGTCTCCTACAGCCCGTGGGTGACgaccgtcgccgccgccaccaccggcCGGAGCTACACGTCGTGGCTGGTCCTCGGCGATGGTCGCCGCATTCCGGGACTCGGATTGTCCG CGCCGACGATCATGGCCAGGCTCGTCGCGGCCAAGGACGCTGCGGCGCCGGACGCGGCCAGCATGGAACGCGCGGAGGAATGCCAGGACGCGGAGGCGCTGCGGTGGCGCGGCGCCGACGACGTGCTGCGCGGCAGCATCGTGGTCTGCTCCTTCTCGCGAGGGTTCTACAACGGCACGTCGACGGTGACCGCCATCCTCGACGTGGCGGAGGCTCTCGGGTTCGCGGGCTTCGTCCTCGTGGCCGACGCGCGGCACGGCGGCGACTTCCTCGCGCAGCCGCTCCCTCTCGCCGTCGTCCCGGGCGTCATGGTCCCTCGCGTCGCCGACGCGCTGGTGCTCTGGTCGTACTACGCGGCGCACACGGTGTACGGCGGCGGCACCGCGACCGTGTTCGGCGCCACGGCGGCGATCACGGAAGGGAGAGTCGCCGCGTTTAACGACGCGGCGCCGGTGGTGGCGCGGTACTCGTCGCGAGGGCCGGACGTCACGGACGGGGAGTCGACGCCGGCGGACGTGCTGAAGCCGGACATCCTCGCTCCCGGCGACCAGATATGGGCGGCCTGGAGCGCGGTCAGCGTCAACGAGGCAATCCTCGCCGGCGACCGTTTCGCGATGATATCAGGCACCAGCATGGCGGCGCCACATATCGGCGGCGTGGCGGCGCTCATCAAGCAGAGGCACCCGTCGTGGGGGCCGGCGGCCGTCGCCTCCGCGCTGTCCACCACCGCGCGGAGGCACGACGGGCAGAAGCGCCCGATCATGTCGGAGGGCTTCGAGATCGGCGGCTCGCTGCACCGGGCGACGCCGTTCGACTACGGCGCCGGGTTCGTGAACCCCACCGGCGCGCTGGACCCCGGGCTGGTCGTGGCGCCAGAGCCCGATGACTTCACCAGTTTCCTCTGCTCCCTGCCACAGCTCAGCCCCGACGACGTGGTGGCCGCCACCGGTTTGCCCTGCCAGGCGTCGCTGGTTTCTCCGGTGGACCTCAACCTGCCGTCGGTCACCGTCTCCGCGCTGCGAGGCTCGCTGTCCGTCCGGCGAAGGGTGACGAACGTGGCGGGCAACGCGGAGACGTACCTCTGCTCGGCTCTGCCGCCGGCCGGGGTGGACGTCACCGTGCGACCAGGGTGGTTCGAGGTGGCGCCGGGGGAAACGCAGGAGGTGGTGATCGCGCTCAGAGTGACCAGGGCGTCACACGCGTTCGGCTTCGGTGAGATACTTCTCGCCGGGAGCTTGGACCACCTCGTGAGGCTGCCGCTGGCCGTGCGACCCGTTTCTACGTGA